A stretch of Deltaproteobacteria bacterium DNA encodes these proteins:
- a CDS encoding sulfatase-like hydrolase/transferase encodes MAWFSGQHDEVAGEEARLGIERASHFYDARQDVARRTSRSAQPISLQVSWKTVMQRVGEYLDARRSSAPLFLYVNLVDTHFPYWHSELDDIVGVRSFSRSEIRPENRDRVLHAYENAAANVDRAIGELLSRADRALGVSTIVVVTGDHGQSFYENRTLGHGQALDDAQTRVPLVVRGAGPEVPPLLALSDLRGAIGAWVDGAAPRASEGPVLQWVGEVSRARRIGLRTPARATSVDLHAPPGTDAAREAIRAWEMARYLEAEK; translated from the coding sequence GTGGCCTGGTTCTCGGGGCAGCACGACGAGGTCGCGGGGGAAGAGGCGCGGCTCGGGATCGAGCGTGCGAGCCACTTCTACGATGCGCGTCAGGACGTGGCACGGAGAACGTCGCGATCAGCGCAGCCGATCAGCCTCCAGGTGTCGTGGAAGACGGTGATGCAGCGAGTTGGCGAGTATCTCGATGCGCGCAGATCGAGCGCGCCTCTCTTCCTGTACGTGAATCTCGTCGACACGCACTTTCCGTACTGGCACTCCGAGCTCGACGACATCGTCGGCGTGCGCTCGTTCTCCCGGAGTGAGATTCGCCCGGAGAATCGCGATCGCGTGCTGCATGCCTACGAGAATGCGGCCGCGAATGTCGACCGCGCGATCGGCGAGCTGCTCTCGCGTGCGGACCGCGCGCTCGGGGTGAGCACGATCGTCGTGGTGACGGGCGACCACGGCCAGTCGTTCTACGAGAACCGCACGCTCGGCCACGGCCAGGCGCTCGATGACGCGCAGACACGCGTACCTCTGGTGGTGCGAGGCGCCGGGCCGGAGGTGCCGCCGCTGCTCGCGCTCAGCGATCTGCGCGGGGCGATCGGCGCCTGGGTCGACGGCGCGGCGCCCCGAGCTAGCGAAGGGCCGGTGCTGCAGTGGGTCGGGGAGGTGAGCCGCGCGCGTCGAATCGGGCTCAGGACTCCCGCACGCGCGACGAGCGTCGATCTCCACGCCCCGCCCGGAACGGATGCAGCGCGCGAGGCGATACGCGCGTGGGAGATGGCGCGCTACCTCGAGGCCGAAAAGTGA